In Acidimicrobiia bacterium, one genomic interval encodes:
- a CDS encoding cation diffusion facilitator family transporter, whose translation TLTDWWIVDPVLGAAVGLYVVPRAVRIGRRAIAILVEAAPRRVDVTMIGDQLAEIPGVVDVHDLHVWSLTSEMDIATAHLMTTEETDPHAVLDRARAMLEANHGIAHATLQVEPETHTGCSEVRW comes from the coding sequence ACGCTCACCGACTGGTGGATCGTCGACCCGGTCCTCGGTGCCGCCGTCGGGCTCTACGTCGTCCCGCGTGCCGTGCGGATCGGCCGGAGGGCGATCGCCATCCTCGTCGAGGCGGCGCCGCGACGGGTCGACGTCACGATGATCGGGGACCAGTTGGCCGAGATCCCCGGCGTCGTCGACGTCCACGACCTCCACGTGTGGTCGCTCACGTCGGAGATGGACATCGCAACCGCCCATCTCATGACCACCGAGGAGACCGACCCGCATGCGGTCCTCGACCGGGCGAGGGCGATGCTCGAGGCGAACCACGGCATCGCCCACGCCACGCTGCAGGTCGAGCCCGAGACGCACACGGGGTGCAGCGAGGTGAGGTGGTGA